The Thermoleophilum album genome includes a window with the following:
- a CDS encoding glutamine synthetase family protein yields MSERPKTADDVKAIVEERNIRFVRLWFTDILGHLKSFSINAAELDDAFEGGMGFDGSSITGFNAIEESDMIAMPDPSTFAILPWRPEEQGVGRMFCDILTPEREPYEGDPRYVLRRTLERARQMGFDHFYVGPELEYFYFKNAKPDNGKPEILDEGGYFDLTTLDAGTDVRRETVLALERLGIHVEYSHHEVGPSQHEVDMRYADALEMADNTMTYRITVKEIAMKYGWHATFMPKPLFGVNGSGMHTHQSLFQGDKNAFFDPNDQYFLSDTAKRFIAGQLRHAREISSIFAQWVNSYKRLVPGYEAPVYCAWSRRNRSALIRVPLYHPGKEQATRAEIRCPDPACNPYLTFAVLLAAGLEGIEKGYELPEPMEKNLYHLSPDERKRLGIEQLPETLGEAIELTAESELVLRTLGEHIFNRYVEIKRQEWEEYRVQVTQWELDRYLPVL; encoded by the coding sequence GTGAGCGAAAGGCCGAAGACCGCCGACGACGTCAAAGCGATCGTCGAAGAGCGCAACATCCGCTTCGTTCGCCTCTGGTTCACTGACATTCTCGGTCACCTCAAGAGCTTCTCGATCAACGCCGCCGAGCTCGACGATGCCTTCGAGGGCGGGATGGGCTTCGACGGCTCGTCGATCACCGGCTTCAACGCCATCGAGGAGTCCGACATGATCGCGATGCCGGACCCGTCGACCTTCGCGATCCTGCCCTGGCGGCCCGAGGAGCAGGGTGTGGGAAGGATGTTCTGCGACATCCTCACGCCGGAGCGCGAGCCGTACGAAGGCGACCCGCGCTACGTCCTGCGACGCACCCTCGAACGCGCCCGGCAGATGGGTTTCGACCACTTCTACGTGGGGCCGGAGCTCGAGTACTTCTACTTCAAGAACGCCAAGCCGGATAACGGCAAGCCGGAGATCCTCGATGAAGGCGGCTACTTCGACCTCACGACGCTCGATGCCGGCACCGACGTGCGGCGGGAGACGGTCCTAGCGCTCGAGCGGCTGGGGATCCACGTCGAGTACTCGCACCACGAGGTCGGTCCCTCACAGCACGAGGTCGACATGCGCTACGCGGACGCGCTCGAGATGGCCGACAACACGATGACCTACCGCATCACGGTCAAAGAGATCGCGATGAAGTACGGGTGGCATGCGACCTTCATGCCGAAGCCCTTGTTTGGGGTCAACGGCTCCGGCATGCACACCCATCAGTCGCTGTTCCAGGGCGACAAGAATGCGTTCTTCGATCCCAACGACCAGTACTTCCTCTCGGACACCGCTAAGCGCTTCATCGCCGGCCAGCTCCGCCACGCCCGCGAGATATCCTCGATCTTCGCGCAGTGGGTGAACTCTTACAAGCGACTGGTCCCGGGCTACGAGGCGCCCGTGTACTGCGCGTGGTCGCGGCGCAACCGCTCGGCGCTGATCCGCGTGCCGCTCTACCACCCCGGCAAGGAGCAAGCGACGCGCGCCGAGATCCGCTGCCCCGACCCGGCATGCAACCCCTACCTGACCTTCGCCGTGCTGCTGGCGGCCGGGCTCGAGGGCATCGAGAAGGGCTACGAACTGCCCGAGCCGATGGAGAAGAACCTCTACCACCTGAGCCCCGACGAACGAAAGCGGCTGGGCATCGAGCAGCTGCCGGAGACGCTCGGGGAGGCGATCGAGCTGACGGCCGAGTCGGAGCTGGTCCTGCGCACGCTCGGCGAGCACATCTTCAACCGCTATGTCGAGATCAAGCGGCAGGAGTGGGAGGAGTACCGCGTGCAAGTAACGCAGTGGGAGCTCGACCGCTACCTGCCCGTCCTCTGA
- a CDS encoding MMPL family transporter, whose amino-acid sequence MVVGIAAGPLNLPKRFTDAEDNEATSFLPGDAEATRALALTRRLQGGELAPAVIVYRRERGLTASDLAKIRRDVRLMARKRFATVVADGPAVAGGKRAGQATAGLGSRAPVGLRPGCGLPGVAVPGQPRDYRPFVGPLCSPDGKAAIITAYLRGNGKTEGLLEPVDYWRRVLERQPPGLVAKLTGGAGFSADAIKVFEGINGRLLGAALTLVILLLIAIYRSPIFLFLPLAAVLAAEVLSRSLGWVVSELGVTVNGQSSSIMSVLVLGAGTDYALLIVARYREELHRTDSKFDAARNAMVSAGPAVLASAATVVAGLFCLRLAKVNGTSGLGPFGALGVASAALSMLTLLPALLVIAGRRAFWPFVPHTPTTAPRLEEVPRWSRRHIVEGSRFVALTIALAAVALVALLLPLVLVGALVRRISGKRLPSPVSLLDRVVFRPYELRRQRHERLADATHGAFRRIGEFVLRRPRAVLAASVLVLALMAAGLLNLSTDLTTRDSYRKKVDSVVGQELLERSFPSGASAPADVIVSRPDRVAAVRAALARAPGVAAVQGPVASGREGVLLQATLVPDPYSTAAYELVGKLREVVRKADPGVLVGGPSAIERDVREAAARDTVVIPPVVLVVVLLILIVLLRALLAPLLLVATVLLSFAAALGVSYVVFDVVFGFPGSDPALPLYAFVFLVALGVDYNIFLAARAREETREFGTREGMLRALAVTGGVITSAGIVLAGTFTVLGVLPLVFLTEIGFTVAFGVLLDTFLVRTVLVPALAFWLGERFWWPARVRRDATVREPLPVA is encoded by the coding sequence GTGGTTGTAGGGATCGCGGCCGGACCACTGAACCTTCCGAAGCGCTTCACCGATGCCGAAGACAACGAAGCAACCTCATTCCTGCCCGGTGACGCCGAGGCCACGCGGGCGCTCGCGCTAACGCGTCGTCTGCAGGGAGGCGAGCTGGCGCCCGCGGTGATCGTTTATCGCCGCGAGCGCGGCCTCACCGCCAGCGACCTCGCGAAGATCCGCCGCGACGTCCGCCTGATGGCACGCAAACGCTTTGCGACGGTAGTGGCCGACGGGCCAGCGGTGGCGGGCGGCAAACGCGCCGGCCAAGCGACGGCTGGTCTCGGTAGTCGCGCGCCGGTCGGGTTGCGCCCCGGCTGCGGATTGCCAGGCGTCGCGGTCCCCGGCCAACCTCGCGACTACCGCCCGTTCGTCGGTCCGCTCTGCTCGCCCGACGGCAAGGCCGCGATCATCACCGCTTACCTGCGCGGCAACGGCAAGACCGAAGGTCTACTCGAGCCGGTCGACTATTGGCGGCGCGTGCTCGAGCGGCAGCCGCCCGGACTGGTCGCCAAGCTGACCGGGGGAGCCGGCTTCTCGGCCGACGCAATCAAGGTCTTCGAGGGAATCAACGGCCGACTGCTCGGGGCAGCTCTAACGCTCGTGATCTTGCTGTTGATCGCGATCTATCGCTCGCCGATCTTCCTCTTCTTGCCGCTTGCGGCGGTGCTTGCCGCAGAGGTTCTTTCGCGCTCCCTCGGCTGGGTTGTTTCGGAGCTCGGAGTGACGGTCAACGGTCAGTCGAGCTCGATCATGTCGGTGCTCGTGCTGGGAGCGGGGACCGACTACGCCCTACTGATCGTCGCGCGCTATCGCGAGGAGCTGCACCGCACCGACAGCAAGTTCGACGCCGCCCGTAACGCCATGGTCTCGGCCGGTCCGGCAGTTCTCGCATCGGCTGCGACGGTTGTCGCCGGCCTCTTCTGTCTGCGCTTGGCGAAGGTCAATGGGACCTCTGGGCTGGGCCCATTCGGTGCGCTTGGGGTGGCGTCGGCGGCGCTCTCGATGTTGACGTTGTTGCCGGCCCTACTCGTAATTGCCGGGCGTCGTGCGTTCTGGCCGTTCGTACCGCACACCCCGACCACGGCACCGCGGCTCGAGGAGGTGCCGAGGTGGTCGCGGCGGCACATCGTTGAGGGGTCGCGCTTCGTCGCCCTCACGATCGCCCTCGCCGCGGTTGCCCTGGTCGCCCTGCTGCTGCCCTTGGTGCTGGTCGGTGCACTTGTGCGCCGCATCTCGGGCAAACGGCTCCCATCGCCGGTTTCGCTGCTCGACCGCGTGGTCTTCCGCCCCTACGAACTGCGGCGCCAGCGTCACGAGCGGCTTGCTGATGCTACCCACGGCGCCTTCCGCCGGATCGGCGAGTTCGTGCTCAGGCGACCGCGTGCGGTGCTGGCAGCTTCGGTCCTCGTGCTGGCCCTGATGGCAGCGGGCTTGCTCAACCTCTCGACCGATCTGACCACCCGCGACAGCTACCGCAAGAAGGTCGACTCGGTGGTCGGTCAGGAGCTGCTCGAGCGGAGCTTTCCGAGCGGCGCCTCGGCTCCTGCCGATGTGATCGTGAGTCGGCCCGATCGCGTCGCGGCCGTGCGTGCGGCACTGGCCCGCGCGCCGGGCGTCGCCGCCGTGCAGGGACCGGTTGCCAGTGGTCGAGAGGGTGTGCTGCTCCAGGCTACGCTCGTCCCCGACCCGTATTCGACGGCGGCGTACGAGCTTGTCGGCAAGCTTCGCGAGGTCGTGCGTAAAGCTGACCCCGGGGTGCTCGTCGGTGGACCGAGCGCGATCGAGCGCGACGTCCGCGAGGCGGCGGCGCGCGACACGGTCGTGATCCCGCCGGTCGTGCTGGTGGTCGTGCTGCTGATCCTGATCGTGCTGTTGCGCGCACTGCTGGCGCCACTGCTCTTAGTGGCTACGGTGCTACTGAGCTTCGCGGCCGCGCTAGGCGTGTCTTACGTGGTGTTTGACGTGGTCTTCGGCTTCCCCGGTTCGGACCCCGCGTTGCCGCTGTACGCGTTCGTTTTCCTGGTCGCACTAGGTGTCGACTACAACATCTTCCTCGCGGCCCGGGCACGCGAGGAGACGCGCGAGTTCGGCACCCGCGAGGGGATGCTGCGCGCGCTGGCGGTAACCGGCGGGGTGATCACGAGCGCGGGGATCGTGCTCGCCGGGACCTTCACGGTGCTGGGTGTGCTGCCGCTCGTGTTCCTCACCGAGATCGGCTTCACGGTGGCTTTCGGCGTGCTGCTCGACACTTTCCTGGTGCGCACGGTCCTGGTGCCGGCGCTTGCCTTCTGGCTCGGTGAGCGTTTCTGGTGGCCGGCGAGGGTGCGCCGGGACGCGACTGTCCGCGAACCGCTACCGGTCGCCTGA
- a CDS encoding thioredoxin domain-containing protein: MPNALAQETSPYLRQHADNPVDWLPWGEAAIERARREDKPLLVSIGYAACHWCHVMERESFNDPQIAALMNENFVCVKVDREERPDVDAFCMEACQAMTGHGGWPLNVFMTPELVPFFAGTYFPPQPRDGMPSWRQVLEAVAATWRERRQEIRSAQSRIAEQLAGAARLAAAPELPPATLLDEAIERLRVRFDRRHGGFGGAPKFPPSCVLAFLLARGERVMSELTLERMALGGLYDQVGGGFHRYAVDAQWAVPHFEKMLYDNALLARVYLRAWQTLREPLFREVACETLDWALREMRGPEGGFYSSLDADSEGEEGRFYTWTLAEFEAALGDHAAEAARWFGVTSQGNFEGGRNVLSAATRERPPAFGEWRARLRAVRERRPRPATDDKRICSWNALMVSALAESGAVLERDDYLEAARAAVQFLLGPMRPQGRLKRTWKDGDARIDAFLPDYAHLLEALLALYEATFEPRWYRAAHQLADELARRFHDPQRGGFFETAVDTPSELPVRRKEIEDHPLPSGNAAAATALLRLHALSGEDRWRELADSTLRLLGPLAGRHPEAFGQLLLALDFRHGRVREVALVADDGTLARVVRARYRPHVVLAGGDPDDVPLLAGREAREGRPTAYVCEGFICREPTTDPEALASTLDA; the protein is encoded by the coding sequence GTGCCCAACGCGCTGGCGCAGGAAACCTCCCCCTACCTCCGCCAGCACGCCGACAACCCGGTCGACTGGCTGCCGTGGGGGGAAGCGGCGATCGAACGCGCGCGGCGCGAGGACAAGCCGCTGCTCGTCTCGATCGGCTACGCGGCGTGTCACTGGTGCCACGTAATGGAGCGCGAGTCGTTCAACGACCCGCAGATCGCCGCGCTCATGAACGAAAACTTCGTGTGCGTCAAGGTCGACCGCGAGGAGCGCCCGGACGTCGATGCCTTCTGCATGGAGGCGTGCCAGGCGATGACCGGTCACGGCGGTTGGCCTTTGAACGTCTTCATGACGCCCGAGCTTGTTCCGTTCTTCGCGGGTACCTACTTCCCCCCGCAACCGCGTGACGGGATGCCAAGTTGGCGCCAGGTACTCGAGGCCGTCGCGGCGACCTGGCGCGAACGCCGGCAGGAGATCCGCTCCGCCCAAAGCCGGATCGCCGAACAGCTGGCCGGTGCCGCGCGACTCGCCGCAGCGCCCGAGCTGCCACCGGCAACCCTCCTCGACGAAGCCATCGAACGCCTACGCGTGCGCTTCGACCGCCGGCACGGTGGTTTTGGCGGAGCGCCCAAGTTTCCGCCTTCGTGCGTGCTCGCCTTCCTCCTCGCGCGCGGCGAGCGGGTGATGAGCGAGCTGACGTTGGAGCGGATGGCGTTAGGAGGCCTTTACGACCAGGTCGGCGGGGGCTTTCACCGCTATGCGGTCGATGCCCAGTGGGCGGTACCGCACTTCGAGAAGATGCTCTACGACAACGCACTCCTGGCCCGTGTCTATCTACGCGCCTGGCAGACGCTGCGCGAGCCGTTGTTCCGCGAGGTGGCCTGCGAGACGCTTGATTGGGCGCTGCGTGAGATGCGCGGCCCCGAAGGCGGCTTCTACTCTTCGCTCGACGCCGACTCCGAGGGCGAAGAGGGACGCTTTTACACCTGGACGCTCGCGGAGTTCGAAGCGGCCCTGGGAGACCACGCCGCCGAAGCGGCGAGGTGGTTCGGGGTCACTTCCCAAGGCAACTTCGAAGGTGGCCGGAATGTCCTGAGTGCGGCCACCCGCGAGCGCCCGCCGGCGTTCGGCGAGTGGCGCGCGCGTCTCCGCGCCGTGCGCGAGCGGCGACCGCGTCCCGCGACCGATGACAAGCGCATCTGCTCGTGGAACGCGCTGATGGTGTCCGCACTCGCGGAAAGCGGCGCCGTCCTCGAACGCGACGACTATCTCGAGGCGGCCCGCGCCGCCGTCCAGTTCCTGCTTGGACCGATGCGTCCCCAGGGACGACTAAAGCGCACGTGGAAGGACGGCGACGCTCGCATCGACGCATTCCTACCGGACTACGCGCACCTGCTCGAAGCCCTGCTCGCCCTCTACGAGGCGACCTTCGAGCCGCGCTGGTATCGAGCAGCGCACCAGCTCGCCGACGAGCTGGCGCGACGTTTCCACGACCCGCAGCGCGGCGGTTTCTTTGAGACGGCGGTCGACACTCCCAGCGAGCTGCCCGTCCGCCGCAAGGAGATCGAGGATCATCCGCTGCCGTCCGGCAACGCCGCCGCCGCGACCGCCCTTTTGCGCCTCCACGCGCTCAGCGGCGAGGATCGCTGGCGCGAGCTTGCCGATTCGACCTTGCGCCTCCTCGGTCCCCTGGCAGGACGCCATCCGGAGGCGTTCGGGCAGCTGCTCCTGGCGCTCGATTTCCGGCACGGGCGGGTGCGGGAGGTGGCGCTGGTCGCCGACGACGGAACGCTCGCCCGGGTCGTGCGCGCGCGTTACCGCCCGCACGTCGTGCTGGCGGGTGGCGATCCCGACGACGTGCCACTGCTGGCCGGACGCGAGGCGCGCGAGGGGCGACCTACCGCCTACGTCTGCGAGGGCTTCATCTGCCGGGAACCGACCACCGATCCCGAAGCGCTCGCTTCGACGCTCGACGCCTAG
- a CDS encoding carboxymuconolactone decarboxylase family protein, which produces MAKSRESRFHVHDELTAPERSLAVLRGALARGAKISNFVGVLAGAPAVLRGYARFLAELRDGALPRATQLRIAVAVAAHEGCEYQLAQAQRLARSAGLGLDEIALAREFDSFDEREAVLLRYLKALLEGDGPPPEHLQEEAREAGWSDEQLLEAIAHVGVWRFACLVARAANLPAEAATGMRGDLVEAA; this is translated from the coding sequence ATGGCCAAGAGCCGGGAGAGCAGGTTTCACGTCCACGACGAACTGACCGCGCCCGAGCGGAGTCTCGCGGTTCTGCGCGGGGCACTTGCCCGCGGCGCCAAGATCAGTAACTTCGTCGGCGTGCTGGCAGGCGCGCCGGCGGTACTGCGCGGCTACGCGCGGTTCCTCGCGGAGCTGCGCGACGGGGCTTTGCCACGGGCGACCCAGCTGCGCATCGCGGTCGCGGTAGCCGCCCACGAGGGGTGCGAGTACCAGCTCGCGCAGGCACAGCGCCTCGCCCGTAGCGCTGGCCTCGGCCTCGACGAGATCGCGCTGGCGCGCGAGTTCGATTCGTTCGACGAACGCGAGGCGGTGCTACTGCGCTACCTGAAGGCTCTGCTCGAGGGTGATGGGCCGCCGCCCGAACACCTCCAAGAAGAGGCACGCGAGGCCGGCTGGAGCGATGAGCAGCTGCTCGAAGCGATCGCTCACGTCGGCGTTTGGCGATTTGCGTGCCTGGTTGCGCGCGCGGCGAACTTGCCGGCCGAGGCGGCGACCGGAATGCGCGGGGATCTCGTCGAGGCTGCCTGA
- the lexA gene encoding transcriptional repressor LexA — protein sequence MEVEAKREDASAGSRAGAGASLLPPRRRAVLEFITRYLSERGFPPSIREIAQATGLASPATVHAHLAALERDGYLRRDPTKPRAIEVLASHPAEVSTSDARSSDEAALLPLVGRVAAGQPLLADEAVEEYVPVPAEAGGAEGDFVLAVRGDSMRDAGILDGDHVVVRRQDTARNGEIVVALVGDEEATVKRFFEDRGEVRLEPANPRHRAIRSREVRILGRVVGVLRRL from the coding sequence ATGGAGGTGGAGGCGAAAAGAGAGGACGCCTCGGCGGGTTCGCGCGCCGGCGCCGGCGCTTCGCTGCTGCCCCCGCGGCGACGAGCGGTCCTTGAGTTCATTACCCGCTACTTGAGCGAACGCGGGTTCCCGCCTTCGATCCGCGAGATCGCGCAGGCCACGGGTCTGGCCTCGCCGGCGACTGTGCACGCCCATCTCGCCGCTCTCGAGCGGGACGGCTACTTGCGTCGCGACCCGACCAAACCCCGCGCGATCGAGGTGTTGGCAAGCCACCCTGCAGAGGTATCGACGAGCGACGCCCGCTCTTCCGACGAAGCCGCGCTCTTGCCGCTGGTTGGTCGCGTCGCCGCGGGGCAACCACTGCTGGCGGACGAGGCAGTCGAGGAGTACGTGCCGGTTCCGGCGGAGGCCGGCGGCGCCGAGGGCGATTTCGTGCTCGCCGTGCGCGGTGACTCAATGCGCGACGCCGGCATCCTCGATGGTGACCACGTGGTCGTGCGTCGCCAAGACACCGCGCGCAACGGCGAGATCGTGGTGGCCCTGGTCGGTGACGAGGAGGCGACCGTGAAGCGTTTCTTCGAGGATCGGGGCGAAGTCCGTCTGGAGCCGGCGAACCCCCGACATCGGGCGATCAGGTCGCGCGAAGTTCGGATCTTGGGTCGCGTAGTCGGCGTGTTGCGCCGTCTTTGA
- a CDS encoding c-type cytochrome: MTAVAILLPFLIAGLLVAFAAFFGGPSGARRAYLTGGPRIFRVAIGLIVVVCGVVTPAIAISAKHDALGGVGPLRNEPAKGQLERGKQLFREVCASCHTLDAVQAKGVVGPNLDQLAPLDEARVLRAIRIGGAGEGRMPAGLLSGDEARAVAAYVARVAGRGQ; this comes from the coding sequence ATGACCGCCGTCGCGATTCTTCTGCCTTTCCTCATCGCCGGCCTGCTGGTGGCGTTCGCGGCGTTCTTCGGTGGTCCCAGCGGCGCCCGTCGTGCCTACCTCACCGGCGGACCGCGGATCTTCCGAGTGGCGATCGGGCTGATCGTGGTCGTTTGCGGGGTCGTCACCCCGGCGATCGCGATCTCCGCCAAGCACGACGCGCTGGGCGGCGTCGGTCCGCTGCGCAACGAACCGGCGAAGGGTCAGCTCGAGCGGGGTAAGCAGCTGTTCCGTGAGGTTTGCGCCAGCTGCCACACCCTCGATGCGGTGCAGGCGAAGGGGGTAGTCGGCCCGAACCTCGACCAGCTAGCTCCGCTCGACGAGGCCCGTGTGCTGCGGGCAATCCGGATCGGCGGCGCCGGCGAAGGTCGCATGCCCGCCGGTCTGCTGAGCGGCGATGAGGCGCGTGCGGTGGCGGCCTACGTAGCGCGCGTGGCCGGGCGCGGTCAGTAG
- a CDS encoding heat-stable protein, whose product MANVRGDVERLTEALRELPVDDAAAAVLVGDISSDGSADSFREVLRALGEAGLRVFWVPGPNDAPVTNYLRESYNVEVVFPKLRSVHGTFAFGPGYVLVAGIGGEIVDDPDAAREEIERLRYPGWEAELRLKPLAELDEHPRLFLFSTRPRHKGQGEQGSQTVAELINTYRPRTVIVPADGSETRSEVLGRSHVVEVADLAAAGAVTVDIRSGEVVSAVSAS is encoded by the coding sequence ATGGCAAACGTGAGGGGTGACGTAGAGCGCTTGACCGAGGCGCTTCGCGAGCTTCCGGTCGATGACGCAGCGGCGGCGGTGCTCGTCGGCGACATCTCGTCCGATGGCTCAGCCGATAGCTTCCGCGAAGTCTTGCGGGCGCTCGGTGAAGCTGGGTTGCGCGTCTTCTGGGTGCCTGGGCCGAACGACGCGCCGGTCACCAACTATCTGCGCGAGAGCTACAACGTGGAGGTCGTCTTCCCGAAGTTGCGCAGCGTGCACGGCACCTTCGCGTTCGGCCCCGGTTACGTGCTGGTGGCGGGCATCGGAGGCGAGATCGTCGATGATCCCGATGCCGCACGGGAAGAGATCGAGCGGCTCCGCTACCCGGGCTGGGAAGCGGAGCTGCGGCTCAAACCGCTGGCTGAACTCGACGAGCATCCCCGCCTGTTCTTGTTCTCCACGCGCCCGCGACACAAGGGCCAGGGCGAGCAGGGCAGTCAGACAGTGGCGGAGCTGATCAACACCTACCGGCCGCGTACGGTGATCGTTCCGGCCGACGGCAGCGAGACGCGCAGCGAGGTGCTCGGGCGCTCGCACGTCGTCGAAGTCGCGGATCTGGCGGCGGCTGGGGCCGTCACCGTCGATATTCGAAGCGGCGAGGTGGTCTCCGCCGTCTCGGCTTCCTGA
- the secG gene encoding preprotein translocase subunit SecG has product MEAILSASLVLISALLIALVLMHSGRDTGLSGAFGVGTGQGPLGGGSLVERNLNRWTIAIAILYLANVIALLKI; this is encoded by the coding sequence GTGGAAGCGATACTGAGCGCTTCGCTGGTTCTGATCTCGGCGCTGCTGATCGCGCTGGTGCTGATGCACTCCGGCCGCGACACGGGCCTTTCGGGCGCCTTCGGTGTGGGCACTGGGCAGGGCCCGCTCGGCGGTGGCTCGCTGGTCGAGCGCAACCTCAACCGCTGGACGATCGCGATCGCAATTCTCTACCTGGCGAACGTGATCGCGCTGCTCAAGATCTAG
- a CDS encoding winged helix-turn-helix transcriptional regulator: protein MGGEVRAASPALAAGGAAAAGRASAADRAALDAEAANVCSREPCCALYHRAVELIGKRWTGAIILVLMEGPLRFSEVKRLVPQLSDRLLSERLKELEAEGIVERREVDHSPTRVEYALTPKGQALEPVVRALKRWAHAWL, encoded by the coding sequence GTGGGCGGGGAAGTGCGGGCGGCGTCGCCAGCGTTGGCGGCAGGCGGCGCTGCGGCGGCAGGCCGCGCGTCTGCGGCGGACCGCGCTGCGCTCGACGCAGAAGCGGCGAACGTCTGCTCGCGCGAGCCCTGCTGTGCGCTTTACCACCGTGCCGTCGAACTGATCGGTAAGCGCTGGACGGGCGCGATCATCCTGGTGCTGATGGAGGGCCCGCTGCGCTTCTCGGAAGTCAAACGCCTGGTCCCGCAACTCTCCGATCGCCTGCTATCCGAGCGCCTCAAGGAGCTTGAGGCGGAGGGCATCGTCGAGCGGCGTGAGGTCGACCACTCGCCGACCCGCGTCGAGTATGCGTTGACACCTAAGGGTCAGGCGCTGGAGCCAGTGGTCAGGGCGCTCAAGCGCTGGGCCCACGCCTGGCTCTAG